Genomic DNA from Solanum dulcamara chromosome 4, daSolDulc1.2, whole genome shotgun sequence:
TGGGCCAGTTGTTTTTGTAAGTTGGGCcgtttaaattcaaattcatattAGCCCCAAATTGATTCAGGTTaatacttaggaattaggatCAAGCCATTTTGAGTTATAATTAATTGAAACTATTCCAGAGTGTTCTATCCCACCAATTTGAGTGGCCGCGAAATTGCTGCGGCGGTGCATTCTCTTCTAACTCTAAATAAGTAAATTAGGTCTTGTAATTGACAAATTGtgaatttatattaaaatagagtttttcctttctctttATATTGCATCTCTTTTATCTGACTCCGCCGGCAAGCCTTGGCTCCttagtatttttctttgtttctgTTTGGGTAGTATACTTTGTTTTTTGCTCCAACTTCGCGATGATGATATCTTATTGTTCTATTTCTTTTTCAGTTCTTTTGTTTGAAAACAATTATTAAATCCTTGGTAATTAAACTTGATTTCATTATCAAAGTGATCATGGAACAGTACAGCTGAAAGAAGGATCGTTGGACATTATGCCCCAACAACCTCCTGGCGATATAAACAATGTAACTTAACGGAACTTAACCAACcaacaattattataaaaattgtACCACACTGGATAGTGATTGTGGTTCTCCAGCCAAGTAGCAAGAGTTACTCTTATTtaattgtttatatatatatatatatattttattttcataaattctaaaaaaatattgtgatagatcataatttaataattgtttttttctttttcaattgacAGTATAATAACTCTTTGTAATATTTTGCaagaatatataaattattgtacATCACATAAAAACACaaatgtttatgtattatgccagtCATGTATTGATCAACTTCAACTTTTAAATATCTTAATATTGAAGTAGTCTGGGAACAAAACTCtgtttttttcttatataatattttgtaatattttaaattacaaaaatcaatATTATAGTGATTGTTACCTTTAGAAGATATTCAAGGTtaagatatttaaatttaattatttgataatttatttagtttGAGCTTGAAGTGTTTAATTAAACATTTCAAAGAATTGAAGACAATCTTACAAAGtcaatattaaaatatgattgATTTAAATTGAAGTGAATtagacaaattaaaaaataaaaagtaactgtaataataaatagataatttttatgGGATAATTGTTGTTATaccttaaaaaaaaaactattttccaTTGAATACCCTATTACTTTCATACCtcttatttttaactatttcgCTCATGTGATATCAAGCAATTTCGCTGAAGCGCTGTTTCTTCCTTCTTTATACGAaagtatattatactttgatggtatcaagcaaTTTATCAAacagtataatatactctgatgataTCAAAGAGGAGCAGTGATACTGACGTTAGCATGACGTCATGCACgaaatcaaaaggaaaaaagtagggtaaatattttggatcacgagtttattaaaaataaatagtttggattggtttaatttaaataaatggtattttacttaaatctcatagtaaaaaaactcaattataatttattccgacttttttggtaattaatcgaattccctttttttttctagatttttgatacatacgaatgacgctgatacatcgcgatttgatacataagtcctcttcatgatacatcgctagttgatacaaaccaaatattgtaatatcaataaaacttatgaatcagcttataacacctaatatatcatgaacacaacaaaaatagcagtaaaacttatgttttatAGATACATTTTGTGATTTGTTTGTATCAACTAACTAgtgatgtatcatgaaaatgacttatgtatcaaatcgtgATGTATCAACATCATTTCTATATATCAGAAGaggtatttttaaaaattttacaaatgatagggaataattgaaaatatagaaatataaggtgtgtaatttggtaattttttcttaaataaatagTTTCATAATTGGTCGTgtaatttttcttaatttttttttattctacttTTACTTAGGGTTTCTTTCAAGTGTGCTATTGCGTGCATCTCACATTTAATATTAACATTTTACATCGGTCGAATTTATATGTAGGTATGTATCTCCTTCATCTTTTGTCTGCTCAGTTCTTTTGGTTCTTCGTTTAATCGGtcgaatttatttcttttttgtgcATCTTCGGTATGTTTTCGTATTTGAGCGAACTGAATCTGGGGATTTTTGCTTCTTTGGAGGCCCTTAATTTTTGGCTTAAGGATTGAGCCGCCATTGCCAAGTAGTGAGTTTGGCTATTTTTCTTGCTTTGATGTGgactttttgaatttgtcaAACTAGTTGTAGTCTGCTTCTTGTTTTGAAAAATTCTGAAATTCCTCTCTAATAGCATCTCATCCTTAGGACTCCTCCCTTTAGCATGTTGCATAGCCCAAAGAAGTTCTTCATCCCATTGCATAGGGGACTCTGCTAAAAAATAGATGAGAGATGCTTTTGTTCTCCTCTTCACACAATGGGCATAACTGTGTTGCACGCTCCATTTGAACAACCTCTCCCTTGTGCTTAGTCTTCCTAGAGCAGCCAGCCTGCAGTCCATTATTGTTGCACACCATTTTCCTCCTGCTAAACTATTGAAACTGCCCCCTCAGTTGCAAGTACAGCTGCTTTGTACACATTTTAACTATATGTGGAACCCCAGCTAAGTCATAACCAGCTCACAAAATGTTTTCCAGCTTTTTGAATCTTCTGAATGACCCAAGAATCTTGTTTTAGTATATCAGAAGAAATATTTCTGTTCTTACCATAGTAACAATGTATCCACTTCACCCATAATTTATCTTTTTTGGCACAAATATTCCAAAATAGTTTCCTAATAGCTGCTTTGTTCCACGTAGCCACATCAAGTATATCTCAACCACCAGCAACTTTGGGATAACAAACTCTGTCCCAAGCTAATAGCGTCTTCTTTCACAGCTCAGTACCtcctgtacacaagaagttccTACAAGTAGATTCAATGACTTTGATGACCTTTGTAGGAAGCACAAATATCTGTGCCCAGAAAACCTGAATTGAGAAGAGAATTGACTTTATCAATTGGGTTCTGCCTTCATGGGATAGGAATTTTGTAGTCCAGCTCTTTATTCTACCTAGCATCTTATCCATGATGGGTTGACATTGTACTATAGATATCCTTTTAGTGCTCAATGGTACTCCCAAATATCTTATAGGAAGGACTCCTTTGCTGAAACCCAGGATCTCAACTATCTCATCTCTGATAACTCAATGTTTTCTGTCACCATTGTTTTTTGGCTACTCCTTTTATTACTGATTCAtcttatttccttcttttttttcagcTTGTGTGTTTGCTATAATACCTGCATTAAGATTGAAATCCCATCATGTCTAAATTTGTAGTTGAACCAAATAAAGCTTCTCACACAGAACTGTTGTAAAATGCTTTCGATGAATGAATGAAAGctacttgttttcttttttcgaTAGTAGTAATTAGTAACCAAAACGACATATaatatgatctttcttattattgttgaaaTTCTGTAGTAGATTTTGTTCTTCTGAGCTACAGAGTATTTGGTGAATCCTAATATTAGTATGCCAATGTGGTTTTTGATCTCTTTCAACTGTCCTAAGGGTTGGGGGATTAATTTTATGATTGCTAATATACATTGGAAATTATTCTTGTAGCTTTGTTGGACAAATTCCACTTTAGCTGAAGATTTATCTGTTACGCAGACCTGGTTTTCTCTTTaagtagtatcattttcattAGATGGGTGAGAAAGATTTGGAAATTGAGGAAACAAGTCTAGCACGTTCAGAAGATGAGAGGGGAGATGAAGCTAAAACAGAAGTGCGAAAagttaaaaagaagaagaagtctCTTAAAGAAGCTGTGAAGGCGGAAAAGCGTGGAGTTTGTCACGTAAGTAGAGTACCGCCTCGTATGGACCACGTGAAACTTCGTCAGGTTCTTTCTCAGTTTGGAGAAATTCAGAGAATATATCTTGTACCTGAAGGTTTTTTGAGTTCCTTGTTTATGCTCTTATATCTTCACTGCTTTtcatttggtcaacattttcaGATATATTGGTTAAACACTTCACTGTGCAGCATTTCCTCCCCCCTCCTCAGCTTGGTTGTCTTTACTAATTTGTCTTAAATACAGCTGCTGCTGCTCAAATGAATCGGAAACGGGCAGGTGGGTTCCGAGGGCAAGCATTTTCAGAAGGGTATGCTTATCTGTTTTGTAGCCTTCATTACAATGATGAATTCTGCATCTTGCATCTGCATGATTATGACATTTTTTTACCGAATGTAATTTAACTATCATCTATATCTGTAGGTGGGTTGAATTTACGAAAAAGAGTGTTGCCAAGAGAATTGCAAATATGTTGAATGGTCAACAGATGGGTAAAGTAACGTATTTATTTGGCAATGCCTTCTTTTCTTCTTGATTTTTTACCAGTTTAAGGTATTCTCTTTAGACATTCAGGCTGTTGACATAGCTCCAGCTGTTTGCTTTTATTTGGTTAATAGGGTACCATCTTAGCATCTTGCAGTAAGTTTGACAAAtgtttctattttctttttgagatgaCTAGTTATTGTGCTTATTACACATTTTTAGGGAAACACCAATTATTCAGATACTAGCCAAAATTTGGCTTCTATTACGAGTAGACTAACATTGTTATGTTGCATTATGCCATTTGAGTCCTAACAATATAACTTGGTTATCCTTGTTTATATTCTTCCGATTCAACTTTCAACTTCTGTTTTTCTTGTATTTTCAGTGACCTTGAGAGGTTATTGACTTTACTCTCAAATTTCTGTTTGTATAGGTGGAAGGAAAAGGTCATCATTCTATTACGACATTTGGAATGTCAAGTACTTGTCTAAAATCAAATGGGATGATGTTACTGATGAAATTGGTATgctgttatttttttatttattgtgtaatgtttcATTCTTCGATCTCCATTCACTTCTTAATCGATGCCTTACAAGCATTTTGCAGCACAAAGGCATGCAGTTCGTGAGCAGAAACTAGCTTTGGAGCTTTCTGCTGCTAAGAGGGAGCGTGATTTCTATCTTACACAAGTTGATAAGTCTCGTGCTTTAAGTTCTATTGAAGAACGAATGAAGAAGGTTAGTGATACAATTTTTAATGGATTCTTTAGCATGGAAGTAGTTGTTAAGCAGCAATGTTTTGAACTCCCTCGATTGAGTTTCTTATATATCATCtccttttgagttttttttttataaagtagTAGTTACAACATGAGACAGCTCTAGTTTTTCATCGATAAGCTCTGATGTAGATTGCTATTACATCGATTGATGTTCGAAAAAGTCTCTTTTagcaaaactaaaaaaaaatatagatgtTACTTTGTGTGCAAAATAGAAAGTCTCTTTTCCTCTCGCCGAAAAAAGTATTATAGCGAGTTTTAGTTTAGGTATTCAACTACTCAGTTTCATCCTACCTTATATCTTTCACAATTTAGTAATTATAGAATATATCCTCTAACTGTTCCATCTTTACAGAAGCAAAAGGTGCAACAGGAATCTGGGGTAATTTCTGATTTCCCAAGTGAACAGTTTGCACCAAAGGTGATACGACAATTTCCCCAGAAAAAACCTGTGGCAGATCAAGCTGGGAAAACCAAGCCTAGTCTGTCCAAGGACGTTTTGGCTGGAGTAAGTTTCATTTCGACCCCATTCCTTGATCTGGTGAAAAAAAGACTTGCTAATGTTCTGATGGAAGCTGGTCTTCATTTTTTACAGGTATTTGGTGGTCAATGATAAGGGCGTACGAATGCAAACATTTCAGAAATTGTGCTTGCCAATTTTTTCAACCACATTTAATTTTGTCGCCTTCAAAAAAATTCTATTAGATGCTGGAATTATAGGTGAACCTTGAGcgaaatttcatatttatttgcaGTTGATTGTAGATGTCATAGTAATTGTGTTTGTAGCCTTGTTTAACTTTGTCTAATtataaatgaattactgtattTCTCTTGAATCAGTGTATGAATCATAGTAGCTACAGTTCTTAAACTGCTAAGGACTATACGATTGTGCAGTCTCCGAGACGTATTGAGCTTAGCTATCCCGACCTTGAACCAATCTTTGATTAAATACTTAAAACGTTGATCAACTTGGCAAAGCTATATAATAACCCTGTCAAGGCAAAAAGTCTTGGCTGCTTTTCCCAAATGCCTTACAAGATAATTTTagttttcaaattaaaattttagagCAAGCCTATTGTTCAATGTGTGTAAAGATATCTTTTTTTTCAGATCTACAATGCCTCTCTTTTAGATTATTCATGTTCTTATTTCtttgaaattaaattaacaGCCTGAGTGACATGTACGGAAACAGAATTCCCAAGATCCTTTTTGTGTCTACAGAGAAGATCGCCAACGACAAGAGTTGCATACTATCTGTAAGCCTAGGCCGTCATTCAATATGTACATAGTTGTATGTGACACAAGTTCAGGCATATGATAAACTTTATCAAGCCTATCTTCAAACACGCGTTCTGCCATATGATTTATCAAGAATAATTTCACAAGTTGAATGGTAATCACAAAATGGGGCATATGTGCACTTACCCCATAATAATAGCAGGCGTGAGCTATATTTTAGAAGACATGTAAGGTTTCGTAGTCGTGCTTCTGAAAACTTAGATACATGACCAGTTGCACCTCATGAGGGAATTACTTCATGCTTTAATTTGGCTCTTTCGCCGTGTAAAGCACATCACCAGACGTTGTTCGTATCTCCTTACTCTAGTCTTTATATATGTTAAATCTCTAGAAATTATCGATCCATATGAAAAGAATACCCAAAAGGTCCTTGGTGTTATGGTTTTAAACTGAGCATTTATttgaagatatatatatatgaagaagtTTAAGTAGTCTCTTCAATTAACATTTGATCAAGTCGAACTAACCAATGAGATCAAACTAAAAATTGCGACACACGTTACATGATAAATGTTCTGGAAGAAGAGATATCATTAACCAATGTTCTGGATAGCAAAAAGAATGTGAAATTACAGTATTAATATTActtaaaagaagaaagaatggGAATTTAATTTGTATCCCTGTATATGTCTACTCAAACTGCATCAatctataatattattatatattctGTGATTTTAGTTCGTGTATTCACACGGATTGTTACAGTTAAGAAGGGggaaaaaaaactaattaaGTTTCCAACTTCCATCATCACATGGAGAACAACCCTCTTGAGCAATGTCAGTGATTTGAACTCCAGTGTCATAAATCACTCCATTTTTCCAATCTGCTGGCAGCACTGATTTTGCCCAAATCCACTTGCCATCGTACCCTGCTGTCACTACAAACCTAAACTGCAATGCCCCACTTGGCACTCTGCTTGTGTCCCAAATTGCTCCGTGGTTTCGGGTCATGAAGTTCCAGTTCGACGATCCAACCTAAAACATGTTAacatatttattaattcaatCCATTTTGACTAATTATCGAGATGGAAAAGAGAAAGTAGGTTTTTTTTTATTACCTGAGCTACATCAACACTGACAATTTCAGTTTGACCACCCTGGTAGAAGATGCTAATCGCTAGATAATTTGTCTTCTGGCTTGATTCATCTACTCGAACAGCCAAATTCTTGCCTTTGTAATCACAAGGAACTCTGtccccacaaaaaaaaattagtactATAGTATTTGCAGCATAATTCATTCCAAACGCTTATCCATTTGATAAATTTACTAAATAACACGTATGCACATATCATTTATGTTCAATTGAccgttttcttttttttttaattatggaCTAGTACTACATGTCTGGTCAAGTGGGGCATACCTTTATGTCAAATTCTacaactcttttttttaattttatgttttggTAGTTGCAACGAAACCACCAAAGATTAACATTAACACAGTGTGCTGACAAGAAAATTGAGACAAGGAACGTAAAGTTCGTATCGTAGGCTCCAGTAAACAGAACAATTGTTgtccaaaatattttataaagtcCATTTTCTTATGTGACCGTTTGTTTTGTGGACAAAATTATATTGTAATTCTGAAATATATTGTGTATAATTTAAGTCTAACCTTTTGTATTCGATATCGGCGATTCCCAATTTGAGAACGTCTTGAGCTTTTCCCTGAATGGCCATAGCTTTAAAAGCTCTGCTACTGATCACAAAATCCGTTTGGTTTTTCGTATTTAGATCAGTTACAATTACAGTTGTCCCCTGTTTTGAACAAATTTTTGGGTCCTTACATCTCACCTGTAAATCAGACAAATTTATTAGTATTCAAATATGTAActtaactataagaaattaaaTTGTTATTGATCGAGAAGTCAATTAACCTGATAACAAGCACCACAACCAGCACCCTCATTGTAAAGTTTAGGAACAGCAGCTGCAAGTTGACCTCCATTGAAGCCTATTGCTAAATTTCCATAACCACACGCACCAgctacaaaaaaacaaaaatagattaagaaaaaaacaaaaataggttactacttaattataattaaaattaggTAATTAAAAGAGGCTTACAGAGAAGAGCAGAAGCACTAGAAAAATAAGCAACTTTGGATTGGTGAACACAGCGATCGCAGGCTGTAACAGAGGAGACAAAAAGAAGGAAGACAAGGAAGAAAAGAGACATTTTTGTTTTGATTGAAGGATTTGAATTGTTTTGAGTTAGTAAATGAGTGAGTGATAAGGCCTTTATATAATAAGTTTGAGATGAAAGTGGGGTTAATTAATGGATGCACTGAACtatttttattgtgttttgttaCCATAAAGAGAGGAAAGTAAACGAGTAAATAAGCGAAAAACAGGTATGATGgaataaaatgaatataatgCTCAATACGCGGTGAATTATGATATCTAGATTATAATGAAAGGAATAATGATAAATGACAGGGTGGGTTTGGTATTGaggtaaaaattttaattttatgtttgactgatcatttcattatattttgaaaaatatgttCTTTGGGAAAtaacttttttcaaaaaaaaaataaattgaaaatgaCTTTCTTATGAGGAGTATAGAAAACAAGTTCCACCaaagatattttatattgattgtCTATGTCTATCCCCTTGTGAATTTTCCACCAAATCCATATCCATTATAGTTACTAGGCTCACAATTAGAGTTATCATGAGTTAACTCCAAATTATTTACTAAAGGTTGTAACTTTGAACTCAACTCTAAAAGAAGTAACTTGAGGATTGGTATATCAAAAAAAAGATTTGAACATATTTAGTGAATTAAggaaaacaaatataaaatctaATCAAAAAGTTATTAAATTTGTCTGAACCCTGATATTCTCCCTTTGAAGATTGAAACCCACTCTACACCCATATTATTTGTCAAAGTTAAATATTACTACTAATTTTTTAGacagtattttattttttttaacttatccAACACTTACTTTTCAAAAagtattttcatataaaatatatttttttcttgttaccAAACACATTACACACCCCTATTATGGATATAGTGGGAAGGGGGCAGTTTAATTTGACACTTGACGCCGACCAGCTGCGTATGCAACATTTACAGCTGTGCAGTGAAAATCCACTACTCGCATTGTATTGCTTCTGCcccttctttttccttttagaGTCGGACATTTTAGTTATTATAATTGTGTATGCGTTTTATCCAAAAGTTTTAAATAGGTTACGACATTATAGTTTTATTTAAACTTCTTCTAGGTTTTTAATAGCTTGCTCATATTGCAAATCTCAAGTTCTAATGAATTCTCACAATACAAAATACATTGTTGGAACATTAGttgtttataagaaaattcgtcattttaattttaattttaattttaaaaaaaaattataattgtgTGAATCACCTTATTATTTAATGCAACGATATTGAATCCGTTATACGTGAGGAGCCATATGTCATGGTTTGAAAGTATTTAGGTCTTGTTTTGATTAGAAGAAAACAATGTAGAGAAAGTAAAGGGTGAAACAATTTGGGATATTTGTATGTTTGCGCGTTTCTCCctcaaaaaaagagagaaaaaattggCCCACATTTACTTGTCATGACGATTTTCTTTGTCATGTTAGAATTTAGATTACTTGCCTTCACAAAGGAACAAGAAGAATTGGTTGTAATTAACATGTATTCTTTTCTTAAATAGTAGATATTCCAAAGATGAAAGCTAAGAACACCAAGGCTAATGGAAAGTTACTTTTAGAGGTTACGTAATTAAATTATACTAAATGATATTTTGCTTCAAAGTAATTAAGTAGGTGTACAGATAGGATCACCATCATTATCGTAAAACCAACATAATAGCCAACAGCTTGCTTTTGGacccctttttcttgttctttaaTTACATTGTTTTcttttgaagaattcaagtaaagGGCTTTTTGTAGAGGAATCTTCCAAACTTATATAATTCAATTTAAATTGTATTTAGACTTTAGTGTAACTTTGATGGTGGCTGATTTGGTTGAACAAGAAATCTCTGACACTTGCATGTATTTTTTGATTGAACTCACATGATATAGTACTTGTTTAGtatgatttatattttcttttttggttcGCGGACTATTACTAAGACAGTTCcttattacaaaaaaaaataatcaaattaaattgTTGAAACATACTATTTAAAAGTTCACAATTCATGAATGCAACATGCAACCAAGTTGGTCGGCATGAAGAAACAAGACAAAACCAGGGAATCCAAAAACTGTCGACGCATTGGATGGGCCACAAATTAATTGGCTAAACCAAGCTAATGCCAGCTAGATCCTTAATGTTATCTTCTTGAAGTCTAAATCCTCTGCCTGCTTCTTCATACTTTGACTTGATTATTACTGGACAATTAAAAAGTTGCgataataacattttttggTTTCCTAAGTTATTGGTGAATTCTGTTTTTTGGTTTTTgtgatatataatttaatattttatttttattaattaaagcGTATTTTAATCTGTAGAAAAtatattactccctccgtttctatttctaatttgattttcctttttacttgttacttttgacaaatcaaggaaggacaattttttttcttcctattatatCATCAATTTATTAACATAAAGTTAGAGCATAAGTTAAAACAAAATAAGTTAGGCTGCacctacttattttttaaaatttataagctgttttcaatttAGAAgctacttaaaataagtaaatccaAAAAGACTCTTAATGTCTTTAAAAAATGTAGTGAGtaatatgtttaaaactctGTCAATTAATAGAGGTAGAATGGTAAACTTATacaccaattattttttttgataggcGTGTCAAGTCAcaatttgacaaataaaaaaaacagaAGGAGTGCATTTGACTACTATAGAACTATATTAtcatcaaatttatgaatattcATAAACAAAGAAATAAACTACACAATTAATTTAAGGTTTAATGTGTTTAGTTGTATATCAATGCGACTAAAATCGTAACTCTCAATAACTGAGGGACTAATAAAAGTGTTAGTAACCCTAAAAAGCTACTAACGATACAAAATCAAACTAAACTTGTAGGTGTAAGAATTTCTACATTTTTAGGTAACACTAAAATACAATTACTTGGTCTGTCTCATTTATGTGgcactctttctttttttaatccGTTTCAAAAAAATGTTACCTTGTTATAAAGACGAAATAGCGATTTTAGTCCATGTGTTATTGCATAATTTCAGTTTTAGTCTCTGTGTTATTTGACTATACACATTTAACATTCATTTATTTGAAGTATGCGGTTTTAGTCCTTGAAATTaacaaaaattaactatttaataaaataattattt
This window encodes:
- the LOC129885272 gene encoding pre-rRNA-processing protein ESF2, producing MGEKDLEIEETSLARSEDERGDEAKTEVRKVKKKKKSLKEAVKAEKRGVCHVSRVPPRMDHVKLRQVLSQFGEIQRIYLVPEAAAAQMNRKRAGGFRGQAFSEGWVEFTKKSVAKRIANMLNGQQMGGRKRSSFYYDIWNVKYLSKIKWDDVTDEIAQRHAVREQKLALELSAAKRERDFYLTQVDKSRALSSIEERMKKKQKVQQESGVISDFPSEQFAPKVIRQFPQKKPVADQAGKTKPSLSKDVLAGVFGGQ
- the LOC129885273 gene encoding expansin-like A2 produces the protein MSLFFLVFLLFVSSVTACDRCVHQSKVAYFSSASALLSGACGYGNLAIGFNGGQLAAAVPKLYNEGAGCGACYQVRCKDPKICSKQGTTVIVTDLNTKNQTDFVISSRAFKAMAIQGKAQDVLKLGIADIEYKRVPCDYKGKNLAVRVDESSQKTNYLAISIFYQGGQTEIVSVDVAQVGSSNWNFMTRNHGAIWDTSRVPSGALQFRFVVTAGYDGKWIWAKSVLPADWKNGVIYDTGVQITDIAQEGCSPCDDGSWKLN